A section of the Humulus lupulus chromosome 2, drHumLupu1.1, whole genome shotgun sequence genome encodes:
- the LOC133815939 gene encoding peroxidase 27-like, with protein sequence MGSAKLSLLVFLQLLLVLSAFEKACAQGLKLGFYQHSCPAAENVIKKTTSKYISRFPTLAAAFLRMHFHDCFVRGCDGSVLLNSTRNNQAEKAAIPNLSLTGFNVIDAAKSEVEKICPGVVSCSDILTLVARDAVSMINGPYWDVPTGRRDGNVSLAVEALINLPPPFANITTLKSMFAAKGLNAKDLVVLSGGHTIGRAACAAFNNRLYNFTGKGDADPSLDPNYAVNLRKKCGPTDFSTTVEMDPGNYKTFDEDYYTLVAKRRGLFQSDSALLNDPNTKAYVKLQATTHGSTFAKDFAESMVKMGNIGVLTGKAGQIRKHCAFVN encoded by the exons ATGGGGAGTGCCAAGCTATCCTTACTTGTCTTTCTTCAACTTCTGCTTGTTCTTTCTGCCTTTGAAAAGGCCTGCGCACAAGGCTTGAAACTCGGCTTCTACCAGCATTCTTGTCCAGCAGCAGAAAATGTCATTAAAAAGACAACATCTAAGTACATTTCTCGATTTCCAACTCTTGCTGCAGCTTTTCTAAGAATGCATTTTCATGACTGTTTCGTCAGG GGATGTGATGGTTCTGTTCTATTGAACTCAACAAGGAACAACCAAGCAGAGAAAGCAGCCATTCCCAATCTAAGCCTAACAGGGTTTAATGTCATTGATGCTGCAAAATCTGAAGTGGAAAAGATATGCCCCGGTGTTGTTTCATGTTCTGATATCTTGACTTTGGTAGCTAGAGATGCTGTATCCATG aTTAATGGACCCTATTGGGATGTTCCAACCGGCAGAAGAGATGGAAATGTTTCATTAGCTGTAGAGGCTTTAATCAATTTACCTCCTCCTTTTGCTAACATAACAACACTTAAATCAATGTTCGCCGCAAAGGGTTTAAATGCTAAAGACTTGGTTGTTTTATCAG GAGGACATACCATTGGAAGGGCTGCTTGTGCTGCCTTCAACAACCGCTTGTACAATTTCACTGGCAAAGGAGATGCAGATCCCTCATTGGATCCAAATTATGCTGTCAATTTGAGGAAAAAATGTGGACCTACTGATTTTAGCACAACAGTCGAAATGGACCCTGGCAACTACAAAACATTCGATGAAGATTACTACACCCTTGTAGCCAAAAGAAGAGGCTTATTCCAATCTGATTCAGCTCTCCTCAATGATCCTAACACAAAGGCCTATGTTAAATTACAGGCAACCACACATGGATCCACTTTTGCTAAGGATTTTGCTGAGTCTATGGTCAAGATGGGCAACATTGGTGTTCTTACTGGCAAGGCCGGACAAATCAGGAAGCATTGTGCTTTTGTTAATTGA